TTGCCGAAGGACATGCGCTTCGCATCGACGGCAGTGACAGCAAAGCCTGTGAACTGCACGCCGACGCAAATCCTGCCGAAGTCTTCCTGACGACGCTCTCGCGCCGGTAGCCAATTGACCTGTGTGCCGCATCGCGGGACATAGGTCGATCGCACCCCGGCCGACATCCTCCGGCACCGCCTGCCGACGTGCCGCCTTGCTCCCCGTATTTTCCCTAGGACGATCCCGATTCTTTTCCGGCGAGCGAAACGGCATACTTTGATTTATCCATAGATAAATCAAAGTTCCACCCATGAAACAAACAATGCTTCACGCCGCGCCAGCCGGGGCGATATGGATCCGCTGAGCGACGTCCTCAACGATCTGCGTGCGGATGCCGTCGTCACGGGCCGGTTCACATTCGGCGCCCCGTGGTCGCTACGCAAACCTGCACTCGATGGCGCACCGTTTCGCACGGCGATGGGAGAGCCGTTCTATCTTGTCGTGGCGGGAATGGCACCCGTGCGCGTCGAGCCGGGCGACTGCGTGTTGTTGCCACACGGCCATGAGCATGTGATGTGTTCGTCGCTCGACGAGACACCGATCGCGTTCGAACAACTGATGTCGGCGCAGGGCATCGAGCCGAGACTCGACACACCGCTCGCCTTTCGCGCGGGGGGACAGGGACCGGTCAGCGATCTCTACACGGGCGTGGTGATGTTCCGCGAACGCGTGCGCAATCCCTTGCTGGCCTCGCTGCCGCCGTTGATCCACATTCGTGCGGGAGACCCTGCGGTTCCGGCGTTGCTGACCACGACCATTGCCGGTTTCATCGAGGAGTCGATGCAACGCGGGGCAGGATGGCGCGTGGCGGTCGCGCGATTGGCCGACGTGTTGTTCGTTCAGATCCTGCGTGCGTATCTGAGCGCCAATGGCGGCGCGACGACGCATTGGTTGCGCGGCATGACCGATCCGCAACTGGGCCGCAGTATCGCGTCGATGCATGAAGCGCCACAACGGCCATGGACGGTCGAGCAATTGGCCGATATCGCGGGCATGTCTCGATCGAAGTTCTGTCTGCGCTTTCGCGACCTCGTGGGCGAATCGCCGATGTCGTATCTCACCACGCATCGCATGTATCTGGCGGCCGAGCGTCTGGCGGGTGCGGGCGCGCGTATTGCCGACGTAGCCGACGCCGTCGGTTATGCCTCCGAGAAAGCCTTCACCCGTGCCTTTCGCCGTTGCTACGGCCTGCCGCCGCGCGAATACCTCCGAAGCTGCGAACTGGGCAACTAGTGCAACCGTAGCGTTGCATGCCTGAGGGTTTTCCCGTCTCTGGACGAACGGCATCCTTTTCGGGCCGAGCGGTCGTTGTTCGCCAATTTTCTCGTTGTGAGAATTCACTCGCCATCTTCCAGTGCGCCGTGAGGGTCACCGGCGCAGGCGGAAGTCACAACGGGAGACATCATGGAATTCCAACTCAACGGGCGGCCCTTCGCCTTCGATGGCGATGACGACACGCCTTTGCTGTGGGTCATTCGCGATGCCGCAGGCCTGACCGGCACCAAATATGGTTGCGGCATCGGCGCTTGCGGCGCCTGCACGGTGCATGTCGAGGGCGTGGCGACGCGCACGTGTGTGCTGCCGGTCTCGGCGGTTGCGGGCAAGCGCATCACCACCATCGAGGCGCTGTCGCCGACACGCTCCCATCCGATTCAGCAGGCGTGGATCGCCAAAGATGTGCCGCAGTGCGGCTACTGCCAGTCCGGCATGGTGATGGCGGCGGCGGCGTTGCTCGACAAACACCCGCAGCCGACCGATGCCCAGATCGACGAGGCCATGACCAACCTCTGCCGTTGCGCGACCTATCACCGTATCCGGGAGGCAATCCATGTCGCAGCAAAACGCTGAGTACAAGGCCTCTGCCGTGGCCAACGCGGGATCGGGTGCCCCGACGTCTCCCTCCCGCCGTCGTTGGCTGGGTGGCATGTCGTTGGCGGCGGGAAGTCTGCTGATTCCGATCTCGGCATCGTGGGTAGCGAGCCCCGAGGCGCGTGCGGCGGGCGAGAACCTCATCGAGATCAACGACTGGATTCGGATCGATGCCGACGGCACGACCGTGTTGGGGCTGTCGCAATGCGAAGTCGGACAGGGCGTCTACACCGGATTGCCGCAGGTGCTTGCCGACGAACTGGATGCCGACTGGCGGCGGGTACGCGTCGAATTCGTGACGGCACGCGACGCCTATCGCACGGCGGCCGCCAACGAAGCATTGCAGCAATTCGTTGGCGCATCGATGTCGGTGACACTGTTCTACGAGCGGTTGCGAGTCGCCGGTGCGCAGGCACGCGAAGCGCTCGTGGCCGTTGCTGCACGCCGGTTCGGTGTGCGCACGACCAACTGTGTCACGCGTGAGGGTCGCGTTCTGCATCCGCAATCGGGGCGCTCGCTGGGCTATGGCGAGTTGGCTGCCGAAGCTGCGAAGCAACCGCTCAATCCGCATCCGCAACTCAAAAACGAAGCCGCACACGCGTTGATCGGCAAGCCCGTGCCGCGCCTGGATACGCCGTCGAAAGTCGATGGCTCGGCGGTCTTCGGTATCGATGTGAAGGTGCCGGACATGCTCGTCGGCGCAGTGCGCATGGCGCCGACCTCCGGAGGCACGCCGCTTGCTGTGCGCAATCGCGATGAGATCAAGGCGCGCAAGGGGGTGCACGACGTCGTCATGGCGAAGGACGCCATCATCGTCGTCGCGAGCGACTACTGGCGTGCGAAGACCGCTTGCGACGCGTTGGACGTCGAGTGGAAAGTGGGCCCGGCCGCCGACAGCAAAACGATTCTGGCACAGCGACGTGCGGCCTTGCTCGATGGGCATGCCGGTGTCGCCACTAACATCGGCGACGCGCCGGGGCGCATCGCGGCGGGCGGCAAGGTGGTGACTGGCGAGTATCACACGCCGTACATCGTCCACGCGACGATGGAGCCGGTGAACGCCACCGTGCATGTGCGCAAGGACAAGGGCGAGATTGAAGTCTGGGGCCCGATTCAGGGACAGGACAAAGTCCGATGGGCACTTGGCGGCATCTTCAAACTGCCGCCGGAGAAAGTCACGGTGCACACCACGTTCCTCGGCGGCAGTTTCGGCCGCAAGTACGTGCCTGACTTCGTGATCCATGCGGCGGTAGCGTCGGCGGCTGTCGGCCGACCGGTCAAAGTGATTCGCTCACGTGAAGACGACACGCGGCATGGCTTCTATCGTCCGTGCGCGTCGGGCCGGTTTCAGGCCGTGCTCGGTCACGACGGATTGCCGACGGCACTGCATGTCCGCGTGGCGGGACAGTCGCTTTACAACGTCATCAAGAAAGACCACTACGAGAAAGCTGGCTACGACGAGACCATGCTCGACGGGCTCTACGACCTTGCGTATGCCGTGCCGAATCTACGCGTGGAAGGCATCGACGTGCCGCAGCCGAACATTCCCGTGAGCTTCATGCGCTCGGTCGGTTCGACATCGAGCGTGTTCTTTCTCGAGAGCTTCATCGACGAAATGGCCGAGGCGGCCGGGATCGATCCCATCGAGTATCGCAAACGTCTGCTCAAGCACGACGCGCTGGCCACCCGTGTGATCGAGACCACCGTGACGTCGGCCGGCTGGCAGGCGAAGGCGAAGCCCGGCGTCCATCGGGGCTTTGGATACAGCACCTATACCGGACGCGGCGCGGCGTTCTCGACCTATGTCGCCGTCGCCGTGGAACTGCGTGTGGTGGACGGGCGCTTCAAAGTCGAACGCGTTGTGTGCGGTGTCGACTGCGGCCGCGCGATCAATCCGAACCTGATTCGCGCCAACATCGAAGGCGGCATTGGGTTCGCGCTGACCAACACGTTCAAGAGCCAGATTACCTTCGCCAACGGTGGCGTGGAGCAAAGCAACTTCGGCGATTACCCGCTGCTGTACCTCGTCGAGATGCCGAAGATCGAGACTGTGATTCTGCCCAGCGACCGTCCGCCCCAGGGCTGTGGCGAAGTGTCGTTGCCGCCGATGGCGCCGGCAGTGGCACAGGCGATCCGGCGCGCCACCGGCGTGCGTGCGCGGTCGATGCCACTGCCGCAAACCGTCGCCGAGGCCAACGCCCTTAGCCGCGAGGGGCATGCCTGATGGACGGAGTCGACGCCGAGGTACTCGACGCCGTTGCGCGCTGGCAGGCGCAGGGTGACGACGTGCTGCTCGCGACCGTGGCACGGACGTGGGGATCGGCGCCGCGTCCCGTAGGCGCAATGATGGCGCTCGCGACCCGGGGACGCGTCGCCGGCTCCGTCTCGGGCGGTTGCATCGAAGACGATCTGCTCGCCAAAGTGGCGGGCGGGTTCCGGCCGGGGGAGCGTCCGCATGTGCAGACGTATGGTCTGACGGCCGACGAGGCGCATCGCTTCGGTCTGCCCTGCGGCGGCACGCTCGAGTTGGTCGTGGAGCGAGTGACGCCACGCAGTGCGCTTGATGCCATGCGGGATGCCATCAGGCGCGGCAGCCTCGGCGTGCGCGACCTCGATCTGCACACTGGCCAGGCGCGGGTGCGCAGCGTGGCGAAACCCTCGGCGTTCGCCTATACCCCCACGCGGCTGACCGTGCCGTTCGGTCCTCGCTGGCGAATCATCGTGATCGGCGACGGGCAACTCACGCACCACCTGGTCGCCATGGCGGTCCCGCTGGGGTATCAGATCGTCATCTGCGATCCCCGCGACATTCACGACGAACCTCCCGATGCGAGGCACGGCGCCTCCCCCAGCGTCCATGTCACCCGCACGCGGGAGATGCCGGACGACCTGATTGTGCGTCTGCGTCCCGATGGTCGCACGGCCATCGTTGCACTCACACACGATCCGAAGCTTGACGACATGGCGCTGTTGGAGGCGCTCAAATCCGATGCGTTCTATGTCGGCGCGATCGGTTCACACCGCAATCAAACGTCGCGTCGCGAGCGTTTGGGAATGTTCGATCTGACCACCACGCAGATCGAACGTTTGCACGGCCCCGTTGGTTTGCCGCTCGGTGCGCGCACACCGCCGGAAATCGCGCTGGCGATTCTGGCGGAGATCACGGCGTTGCGAAACGGCATGGCATGACGGATATGTAATTCGTAGTCCAATATAAATACAGGGGATGTCATGAAACACAAGGTGTGGTTGGCGATGATGTTGACGCTTGGGGCGGGCTGTGCCAAAGCGGATGGGTTGCAAATCTACGGCATTCTGGACAACAGTCTGGAATACCTGAGCAATGCCGGGACGGGGGCGAATGGCAGCAAGCAATCGTTGTTTCGCGTGAGCAATGGATCGCAGGCACCGAACCGGTTCGGTTTCAAGGGATCGGAAGATCTTGGGGGTGGTCTGAAAGCGATCATGCAGCTCGAGGCGGGTTTCAACCTCGACACGGGGCAGTTGCAGCAGGGTGGACGGATGTTCGGCCGTCAGGCGTATGTCGGTTTGCAGAACGAATGGGGTGCGGTGACTATTGGCCGCCAGAAGAACCTGATCTACGACGCGTTTTTGGAACTAGATCCGTTGTCGTACTACAGCTACTCGTTGCCTGCGCTAGACGCGCAGTTTGTCGGAAAGGCGGACAACTCGATCAAGTATGCGGGCAACTTCAGTGGTGTCAAAGTGGCGGGTTTGTTCTCGACCGGGTATGACGCGACGATCACGAATGGCGGACAGGTGCCGGGCGAGTGGCGAGTGGGAAAGGAGTACAGCGTGTCGGTGGGGTACGGCAGTGGGCCGTTCAACATGTCGCTCGTGTATGACCAGCAGCAGGGCACGTCTGTTGCTACGCAGGGGGCGACGACACAGCGGGTGGCGGCGGGTGCCAGCTATGCCATTGGGAACTTCAAGCCATTCGTTGGGTACCAGTGGTATTTGAGCAACGTGCCGGGCGTGGCGGGTCGAAACGAGTTGTACTTCGCGGGTTTGCAATACCGACCTGTCACCGAGGTGATACTTTCGGGCGCGATGTACTACAACAACATCACATCGGCGAATCAGCATCCGTACCTGATGGCGGCGAATGCGGCGTATCTGCTTTCCAAGCGCACACAGCTTTTCGCCCAAGTAGGATTCGCTCGAAACCAGAACCATTCGAATCTGGGCGTGACGGGTTACGGCATGACCATCGTGCCGGGCAGCAATCAGATTGGTGTAGCCGTAGGTCTAGCGCACTACTTCTGAGATGACACCGTCAACGCGAGCCCACACGCGGACAGTCACGAGAGAGTAAGAAGCGGAGAGGTTTCGGTAGAAGTACGGAGGGCAGTGAGGGGGATGGGCCGGGGCCCCTTTCTGCAGCGAGTTGGGTTTATGTCTGAGAGGCGGAAAGGGGCCCCGGCCCATCTGGGGGGAGGTGTGGAAGGAGAGCGTCCGACACCGTCTCCAAACGAAGTCCCGTAAAGTCTCAAAAAAAATGCCGCTTCGAATCATCTCGAAGCGGCATTTTGTCTTCACTGAACGGCGAGCCCAAAAAAGAGGGCGTGCGTCCTGCGTCGCAGCGTTGGGCTTAGTGACGGAAGTGGCGGGTGCCCGTCATCAGCATAGCGACGTTGCGCTCGTCGGCGGCGGCGATGACTTCGTCGTCGCGCATGGAGCCGCCCGGGTGGATCACGCAGGTGGCGCCTGCGTCGACCACTACGTCGAGGCCGTCGCGGAACGGGAAGAACGCGTCCGATGCCACGGCCGAGCCGTTCAACGACAGGCCGGCATTTTGCGCCTTGATGCTGGCGATGCGTGCCGAGTCGACGCGGCTCATCTGGCCTGCGCCTACGCCGAGCGTCATGCCGCCGGCGCAGAACACGATGGCGTTCGATTTGACGAACTTTGCCACGCGCCATGCGAAGAGCAGGTCTTCCATTTCCTTGGGCGTCGGATGGCGTTTCGTGACCACGCGGAGTTCATGCGGCGCCACGTTCTTGGCATCCGGCGACTGAACGAGCAGGCCGCCGCCGACGCGTTTGAAGTCGTACTGATTCACGCCGTTGCCGAGTGGGACTTCCAGCAGACGCACGTTCTGTTTGGCCGCGAAGATTTGCTTGGCTGCGTCGGTGAACGACGGTGCGAGCAGCACCTCCACGAATTGCTTGGCCACCGATTGCGCGGTGGCTTCGTCAACTTCGCGGTTGAACGCGATGATGCCGCCGAAGGCGGATGTCGGGTCGGTCTGGAAGGCCTTGGCGTAGGCGTCGGCTGGCGTGGCAGCCACGGCCACGCCACACGGATTCGCGTGTTTGATGATGACGCAGGCGGGGGCGTCGAATGTCTTCACGCATTCCCAGGCGGCGTCGGCATCGGCGATGTTGTTGTACGACAGTTCCTTGCCCTGAAGCTGGCGATAGTTCGCGAGCGAGCCTTCCGGCGTGACGATGTCGCGGTAGAACGCGGCGCTCTGGTGCGGGTTCTCGCCGTAGCGCATGTCCTGCACCTTCGTGTACGCCAGATTCAGCGTCGACGGGTAGGCGGAGCGTTCGCTGTGACGCAGCGATTCGCCAAGGCTCGTGAGGTAGTTCGTGATCGCGCCGTCGTACTGGGCCGTGTGCGCGAACACCTTCGTGGCCAGACGGAAGTTCGTGGCGTAGCCGACGGTGTTGGCGTTCGCCTTCATTTCGTCGAGCACCACAGCGTAGTCGGCCGGGTCGACGATCACGGTGACGTCGCGATGGTTCTTTGCGGCCGAGCGCAGCATCGTCGGACCGCCGATGTCGATGTTCTCGATGGCGTCTTCGAGCGAGCAGTCATCGCGGGCGACGGTCTGCACGAACGGGTACAGATTCACGACCAGCAGGTCGATCGTCGGAATGTCGTGCTTCTCGAGCGCAGCCATATGCTCGGGCAGATCGCGACGCGCCAGAATGCCGCCGTGAACCTTCGGATGCAGCGTCTTCACGCGCCCGTCGAGCATTTCCGGGAAGCCGGTGTAGTCGGCCACTTCGGTCACCTTCAGGCCAGCTTCGGCCAGCAGTTTGGCGGTGCCGCCAGTGGAGAGGATCGACACGCCCTGAGCAGCGAGCGACTTGGCGAAGTCGACGATGCCGGTCTTGTCGGAGACGGAAATGAGAGCTTGCTTAATCATGACGGACGGTAGTGAAGCGGCAAAAACTGGCGAGTTGGGCGAATGGCTGGGCGTGGCGGTTACAGCAGGCCGTGCTGCTGCAACTTCTTGCGCAGCGTGTTGCGGTTGATTCCCAGATATTCAGCGGCGAGCGACTGGTTGCCGTCGGCCTTGCCGAGCACGAACTCGAGCAGCGGCTTCTCAACGACCGAGACGACCATATCGTAGACATCGTGTGGCCGTGCGCCATCCAGATCGCGGAAATACGAATCCAGACTGTCGCGCACGCATTGTTCTATGTTTGTTTTGCTCATGCGGCTAATAGCTCCCTCGGCGATTCTTGTTCATAGCAGAGACGGTCCGAGTGCGCCTTCTGCTGTTCGAAAAACTCGTTGACCGCAGCCAACTGTTCCTGCGTGGTGTCGAGCGTATTCATACGCTGGCGGAACGTGGCTGCCCCCGGCAGGCCACGCGAATACCACGCGATATGTTTCCGCGCGGTCCGCACCCCCGTGTATTCCCCGTAAAACTCGTAATGGTCTTCGAGGTGTTCGTTCATGATCTGCTGGATCTCGTCGACGCGTGGCGGCAACGCGATCTCGCCCGTCGTGAGAAAGAGTTCGATGTCGCGGAACAACCACGGACGTCCTTGCGCGGCACGGCCGATCATGAGGGCGTCCGCGCCCGTGACTTCCAGCACATGCTTCGCTTTCTGCGCCGTGGCGATATCGCCGTTGGCGACGATCGGAATGCGTGCAGCCGCTTTCACGGCGGCGATGGTCTCGTACTCCGCGTCGCCGTGATACAGGTCGGCGCGGGTGCGGCCGTGGACTGTGAGCATGCTGATGCCGCAGTCTTCCGCGATACGCGCGACCGTCAAGGCGTTCTTGTGGTCGCGGTCCCAGCCCGTGCGAATCTTGAGCGTGACCGGCACCACGTCGCCCACGGCGCCAACGACAGCGGACACGATGCGTGCGACGAGCGGTTCGTTCTGCAGCAGGGCCGAGCCGGCGGCGACGTTGCACACCTTCTTGGCCGGGCAGCCCATGTTGATATCGATGATCTGTGCGCCGCGTTCCACGTTATAGCGGGCGGCTTCGGCCATCATGACCGGGTCGGCGCCTGCAATTTGCACGGAGATCGGGGCGACTTCGCCAGCGTGATTCGCGCGGCGCATCGTCTTCTCGCTTTTCCATAGCTGTGCGTTCGACGCCACCATCTCCGAGACGGCATAACCCGCGCCGAGTCGTTTGCACAACTGGCGGAAAGGCCGATCCGTCACACCCGCCATGGGCGCGACAAACAGGTTATTGCGGAGTTCGTGGGGACCAATACGCACGATGAAGGGAAAAGCCGGGAAAAAGTTTGTATTTTACTGCGAAAACCCGTCCCCGTCGCCTAAAAAATGTGCAAATCGTTCTGCGACCCCGCCGGCCGGGCGGGGCGCAGCCCGGCTCAGCCGCGTTGGCCGAACATCATCTGGCGGGCGAAGGCGGTTTTGACAGGCGGGACGAGGTCGAGACCGGCCAGCGCCATGCCGCGCAGAACGGCGACAGGTGCGGCGTCGATACCGAAGAGGCGGGGTAGCAGATCCGTAATGCGAATCGTGAGGCCGCGGTCGGCACGACGCCGGCGGGCGAAGGCGGCGAGGGCAGCGGGGCCCGGCACGCCGTGATGGAGGGAGGACAGGCGTGCGTCGCGCACCAGCGTGTCGGCCAGATCGAAGGCATCGCGCAGGCCGAGGTTCAGGCCTTGCCCGGCGACCGGGTGGAGCGTTTGCGCGGCATTGCCGATGGCGGCTACCCGGCCATCGACTACATGGCCTAGGGCGTTGAGGCCCAGCGGAAAGCTCGCACGGCCCGTGATCGACGTGAACCGGCCCATCCGGTCGCCGAACACCGTGTGCAGTTCCGCGAGGAATGACGCGTCGTCCATTTCGCGTCGACGCTTCGCCTCGCCGTGCGCGCAGCACCACACCAGCGCATAGCCGTTTTCCTGTGGCAGCAGCGCCAGCGGGCCATCCGGTGTAAAGCGTTCCCATGCCCAGCCGATGCGTGGCCGTTCACAGGTGACGAAACCGACGAGCGCCGTCTGCCCATAGTCGCGGACACGAGGGCGAGCCGTCTGCCCCTCGAACAGGCCACCTTCGGCATTCACGGCCAGCGTGGCGTGCAGCGTGTGCGCCTGATCGTCGATCGACGTGCCAAGCGTGATCGCGACCTGCTGCGAATCCTGATGCAGGGCGATAGCCCGGTACGGACGGAAGTGATGCAAGCCCGGCGCATCCCGCGATGCGAGTGAGGGGGACGATGCGGTCGATACCTCCGACGGTGCGTGTTCGAAACGGGCGGGCACGCGCGACATGGCGGCGTCCAGTGCGCGCATCAGCGCGCCATACCGCACCACGTAACCCAGCGCCGGAACGCCGTGATCGAGATAGTCGATTTCCGTGCTGCCGAAGCGCCGCGCCTGTGAGACGTGGATATGCTGAATCGGTGTGCTGTCGAGCCCCGATCCGTTGTGTGGCCACGCTCCGGCGCGCGAAAGAATCTCGCGGCTGCCGTGCGAGAGGGCCAGGGTACGCGGGTCGTCATAGCCGGTCTGCGCGCCGCGGCCGTCCACCAGCGCGATGCGCAATTGCGGCGCTCGTTGCGCGAGCATCAGGGCGAGCGCAGCGCCGACCGGACCGGCACCGACGATCGCGACATCGAAACGCCGGGCGAGGCGGTCGTCTGCGGCCAGAGTATCGTGCGTCGGGGACGCGGGAGCTGCGTGAGTCATCAGCCGCGCATCAGGGCTTCGATCTCATCGGCATCGACCGGCACGTCGCGCGTGAGCAATGTGCAGCCGTCAGCGGTCACGACCGCGTCGTCCTCGATACGAATACCGATGTTCCAGTAGCGCTCGTCGATGTCCGGTGCCGGGCGCACGTAAATGCCCGGCTCGATGGTCGTCACCATGTTCGGGGCCAGCGTGCGCCACGGGCGTTCGCCGTTTGGTCCGTCCTCGCGATACTCGCCGCAATCGTGCACGTCCATGCCGATCCAGTGCCCCGTGCGGTGCATGTAGAAGCGGCTGAACGACTT
This window of the Pandoraea fibrosis genome carries:
- a CDS encoding AraC family transcriptional regulator yields the protein MDPLSDVLNDLRADAVVTGRFTFGAPWSLRKPALDGAPFRTAMGEPFYLVVAGMAPVRVEPGDCVLLPHGHEHVMCSSLDETPIAFEQLMSAQGIEPRLDTPLAFRAGGQGPVSDLYTGVVMFRERVRNPLLASLPPLIHIRAGDPAVPALLTTTIAGFIEESMQRGAGWRVAVARLADVLFVQILRAYLSANGGATTHWLRGMTDPQLGRSIASMHEAPQRPWTVEQLADIAGMSRSKFCLRFRDLVGESPMSYLTTHRMYLAAERLAGAGARIADVADAVGYASEKAFTRAFRRCYGLPPREYLRSCELGN
- a CDS encoding (2Fe-2S)-binding protein codes for the protein MEFQLNGRPFAFDGDDDTPLLWVIRDAAGLTGTKYGCGIGACGACTVHVEGVATRTCVLPVSAVAGKRITTIEALSPTRSHPIQQAWIAKDVPQCGYCQSGMVMAAAALLDKHPQPTDAQIDEAMTNLCRCATYHRIREAIHVAAKR
- a CDS encoding xanthine dehydrogenase family protein molybdopterin-binding subunit, translated to MSQQNAEYKASAVANAGSGAPTSPSRRRWLGGMSLAAGSLLIPISASWVASPEARAAGENLIEINDWIRIDADGTTVLGLSQCEVGQGVYTGLPQVLADELDADWRRVRVEFVTARDAYRTAAANEALQQFVGASMSVTLFYERLRVAGAQAREALVAVAARRFGVRTTNCVTREGRVLHPQSGRSLGYGELAAEAAKQPLNPHPQLKNEAAHALIGKPVPRLDTPSKVDGSAVFGIDVKVPDMLVGAVRMAPTSGGTPLAVRNRDEIKARKGVHDVVMAKDAIIVVASDYWRAKTACDALDVEWKVGPAADSKTILAQRRAALLDGHAGVATNIGDAPGRIAAGGKVVTGEYHTPYIVHATMEPVNATVHVRKDKGEIEVWGPIQGQDKVRWALGGIFKLPPEKVTVHTTFLGGSFGRKYVPDFVIHAAVASAAVGRPVKVIRSREDDTRHGFYRPCASGRFQAVLGHDGLPTALHVRVAGQSLYNVIKKDHYEKAGYDETMLDGLYDLAYAVPNLRVEGIDVPQPNIPVSFMRSVGSTSSVFFLESFIDEMAEAAGIDPIEYRKRLLKHDALATRVIETTVTSAGWQAKAKPGVHRGFGYSTYTGRGAAFSTYVAVAVELRVVDGRFKVERVVCGVDCGRAINPNLIRANIEGGIGFALTNTFKSQITFANGGVEQSNFGDYPLLYLVEMPKIETVILPSDRPPQGCGEVSLPPMAPAVAQAIRRATGVRARSMPLPQTVAEANALSREGHA
- a CDS encoding XdhC family protein, producing MDGVDAEVLDAVARWQAQGDDVLLATVARTWGSAPRPVGAMMALATRGRVAGSVSGGCIEDDLLAKVAGGFRPGERPHVQTYGLTADEAHRFGLPCGGTLELVVERVTPRSALDAMRDAIRRGSLGVRDLDLHTGQARVRSVAKPSAFAYTPTRLTVPFGPRWRIIVIGDGQLTHHLVAMAVPLGYQIVICDPRDIHDEPPDARHGASPSVHVTRTREMPDDLIVRLRPDGRTAIVALTHDPKLDDMALLEALKSDAFYVGAIGSHRNQTSRRERLGMFDLTTTQIERLHGPVGLPLGARTPPEIALAILAEITALRNGMA
- a CDS encoding porin; translation: MKHKVWLAMMLTLGAGCAKADGLQIYGILDNSLEYLSNAGTGANGSKQSLFRVSNGSQAPNRFGFKGSEDLGGGLKAIMQLEAGFNLDTGQLQQGGRMFGRQAYVGLQNEWGAVTIGRQKNLIYDAFLELDPLSYYSYSLPALDAQFVGKADNSIKYAGNFSGVKVAGLFSTGYDATITNGGQVPGEWRVGKEYSVSVGYGSGPFNMSLVYDQQQGTSVATQGATTQRVAAGASYAIGNFKPFVGYQWYLSNVPGVAGRNELYFAGLQYRPVTEVILSGAMYYNNITSANQHPYLMAANAAYLLSKRTQLFAQVGFARNQNHSNLGVTGYGMTIVPGSNQIGVAVGLAHYF
- the purH gene encoding bifunctional phosphoribosylaminoimidazolecarboxamide formyltransferase/IMP cyclohydrolase, which produces MIKQALISVSDKTGIVDFAKSLAAQGVSILSTGGTAKLLAEAGLKVTEVADYTGFPEMLDGRVKTLHPKVHGGILARRDLPEHMAALEKHDIPTIDLLVVNLYPFVQTVARDDCSLEDAIENIDIGGPTMLRSAAKNHRDVTVIVDPADYAVVLDEMKANANTVGYATNFRLATKVFAHTAQYDGAITNYLTSLGESLRHSERSAYPSTLNLAYTKVQDMRYGENPHQSAAFYRDIVTPEGSLANYRQLQGKELSYNNIADADAAWECVKTFDAPACVIIKHANPCGVAVAATPADAYAKAFQTDPTSAFGGIIAFNREVDEATAQSVAKQFVEVLLAPSFTDAAKQIFAAKQNVRLLEVPLGNGVNQYDFKRVGGGLLVQSPDAKNVAPHELRVVTKRHPTPKEMEDLLFAWRVAKFVKSNAIVFCAGGMTLGVGAGQMSRVDSARIASIKAQNAGLSLNGSAVASDAFFPFRDGLDVVVDAGATCVIHPGGSMRDDEVIAAADERNVAMLMTGTRHFRH
- a CDS encoding Fis family transcriptional regulator encodes the protein MSKTNIEQCVRDSLDSYFRDLDGARPHDVYDMVVSVVEKPLLEFVLGKADGNQSLAAEYLGINRNTLRKKLQQHGLL
- the dusB gene encoding tRNA dihydrouridine synthase DusB, whose amino-acid sequence is MRIGPHELRNNLFVAPMAGVTDRPFRQLCKRLGAGYAVSEMVASNAQLWKSEKTMRRANHAGEVAPISVQIAGADPVMMAEAARYNVERGAQIIDINMGCPAKKVCNVAAGSALLQNEPLVARIVSAVVGAVGDVVPVTLKIRTGWDRDHKNALTVARIAEDCGISMLTVHGRTRADLYHGDAEYETIAAVKAAARIPIVANGDIATAQKAKHVLEVTGADALMIGRAAQGRPWLFRDIELFLTTGEIALPPRVDEIQQIMNEHLEDHYEFYGEYTGVRTARKHIAWYSRGLPGAATFRQRMNTLDTTQEQLAAVNEFFEQQKAHSDRLCYEQESPRELLAA
- a CDS encoding UbiH/UbiF/VisC/COQ6 family ubiquinone biosynthesis hydroxylase; translated protein: MTHAAPASPTHDTLAADDRLARRFDVAIVGAGPVGAALALMLAQRAPQLRIALVDGRGAQTGYDDPRTLALSHGSREILSRAGAWPHNGSGLDSTPIQHIHVSQARRFGSTEIDYLDHGVPALGYVVRYGALMRALDAAMSRVPARFEHAPSEVSTASSPSLASRDAPGLHHFRPYRAIALHQDSQQVAITLGTSIDDQAHTLHATLAVNAEGGLFEGQTARPRVRDYGQTALVGFVTCERPRIGWAWERFTPDGPLALLPQENGYALVWCCAHGEAKRRREMDDASFLAELHTVFGDRMGRFTSITGRASFPLGLNALGHVVDGRVAAIGNAAQTLHPVAGQGLNLGLRDAFDLADTLVRDARLSSLHHGVPGPAALAAFARRRRADRGLTIRITDLLPRLFGIDAAPVAVLRGMALAGLDLVPPVKTAFARQMMFGQRG